The following are encoded together in the Mesoterricola sediminis genome:
- a CDS encoding Hpt domain-containing protein, translating to MAPDDRFACLDMDVMEQLLGLDDGAVGLLEEMIGLYQEDTPGRLDAVGDALGRSEWSDMADVAHAIKGSAGTMGAPRVRALAAQLESGGRTGTWEGDPAAILAALRAAYTESLGALEAFVASRR from the coding sequence ATGGCCCCTGACGACCGTTTCGCGTGCCTCGACATGGACGTCATGGAGCAGCTGCTGGGCCTGGACGACGGCGCCGTGGGGCTCCTGGAGGAGATGATCGGCCTCTACCAGGAGGACACCCCGGGCCGCCTCGACGCGGTGGGCGACGCCCTGGGCCGGTCCGAGTGGTCCGACATGGCCGACGTGGCCCACGCCATCAAGGGGTCGGCGGGCACCATGGGCGCGCCCCGGGTCCGGGCCCTCGCCGCCCAGCTGGAATCTGGCGGGCGGACCGGCACGTGGGAGGGGGATCCGGCCGCGATCCTGGCCGCCCTGCGCGCGGCCTACACCGAGAGCCTCGGGGCCCTGGAGGCCTTCGTCGCCTCCCGCCGCTGA
- the hemW gene encoding radical SAM family heme chaperone HemW produces the protein MTPTSTEAPREPLGLYVHIPFCRDRCTYCSFVTTRDGALKGAVLDRLVGDLGDWGSWLGRPEVDTLYLGGGTPSILAAEELARLTAAIRAAFDLGPLNEATLEANPGTVDLPWLEAARALGWDRLSLGVQALDDTLLAHLGRIHGAAQALEALDLARRAGFRRISADLMVGIPGQRLDRVLEDARALVAAGASHLSVYLLDLDKACPLKARVEDGSLVLPSDDEVADVFEALQRELPALGLEPYEISNYARPGEASRHNTRYWERRPYLGVGPGAASHLGSRRWTETPVIQAWAEGRGEPEAQELDAAEALAEVPLLGLRMHRGVDWAALRARAEAENLVPLVDAWEARMRAFARGGLLEWDGPRLRFTPRGMLVSNGVLQTFVG, from the coding sequence TTGACACCCACTTCGACTGAGGCGCCGCGGGAGCCCCTCGGGCTCTACGTCCACATCCCTTTCTGCAGGGACCGGTGCACCTACTGCTCCTTCGTCACCACGCGCGACGGGGCCCTCAAGGGCGCGGTCCTGGATCGGCTGGTCGGAGACCTGGGCGATTGGGGCAGCTGGCTGGGCCGCCCGGAAGTGGACACCCTCTACCTGGGGGGCGGGACCCCGTCCATCCTCGCCGCGGAGGAGCTGGCCCGGCTCACTGCGGCCATCCGGGCCGCCTTCGACCTCGGCCCGCTGAACGAGGCCACCCTGGAGGCCAACCCCGGCACCGTGGACCTGCCCTGGCTGGAGGCCGCCCGGGCCCTCGGGTGGGACCGCCTCAGCCTGGGGGTCCAGGCCCTGGACGACACGCTCCTGGCCCACCTGGGGCGCATCCACGGCGCCGCCCAGGCCCTGGAGGCCCTGGACCTGGCGCGCCGCGCCGGCTTCCGCCGCATCAGCGCCGACCTCATGGTGGGCATCCCCGGCCAGCGCCTGGACCGGGTGCTGGAGGATGCCCGGGCCCTCGTGGCGGCGGGCGCCTCCCACCTCTCCGTCTACCTGCTCGACCTGGACAAGGCCTGCCCCCTCAAGGCCCGCGTCGAGGACGGCAGCCTCGTCCTCCCCAGCGACGACGAGGTCGCCGACGTCTTCGAGGCCCTGCAGCGGGAGCTGCCCGCCCTCGGCCTGGAGCCCTACGAGATCAGCAACTATGCCCGGCCCGGCGAGGCCTCGCGCCACAACACCCGCTACTGGGAGCGCAGGCCCTACCTGGGGGTGGGACCGGGCGCCGCCTCCCACCTGGGCTCCCGGCGCTGGACGGAGACCCCGGTCATCCAGGCCTGGGCGGAGGGCCGGGGCGAGCCGGAGGCGCAGGAGCTGGATGCCGCCGAGGCCCTGGCGGAAGTGCCCCTCCTGGGCCTGCGCATGCACCGCGGCGTCGACTGGGCCGCGCTGAGGGCCCGGGCCGAGGCGGAAAACCTCGTTCCCCTCGTGGACGCCTGGGAGGCCCGCATGCGCGCCTTCGCCCGGGGCGGCCTCCTGGAATGGGACGGCCCGCGGCTGAGGTTCACCCCGCGGGGCATGCTGGTGAGCAACGGCGTGCTCCAGACATTCGTGGGCTGA
- the leuS gene encoding leucine--tRNA ligase, with protein MPFEPLQQEPRIQQRWMEAGAFKAPRAAEIKASDRTFYMLVMLPYPSGRIHMGHVRNYTLGDVVARFRRMRGDKVMNPLGWDSFGLPAENAAIKNGIHPAKWTRANIQEMKGQIQKMGISYDWDREIATFLPEYYRWNQWFFLKMWERGDVFRALRNVNWCEALGTVLANEQVVDGKDERTGHPVVQKPMEQYFFAITKYADELLSGHDQLDWPENVKAMQRHWIGKSEGARLTFDLADGKQVQVFTTRLDTLFGVTFMALSTEHPFIVEAAESDPGLKAFCDQVAAMSREDRLMSDIKLGHRSRLEAIHPFTGEKVPIFAANYVLMDYGTGAVMGVPAHDERDHAFAEKYGLPIPKVIESTDPWEPGILVNSGEFDGLTSEAAVDAMVAKLGGRAEKAVTFKLKDWGLSRQRYWGTPIPTIHCPDCGVVPEKPENLPVLLPEDVAFTGTGASPLTTSRTFLDCACPRCGKPSRRETDTMDTFVDSSWYWMRYLDPKNTELPFARAEADAWSPVDLYIGGIEHATMHLIYARYFYKIMRDLGLAPGDEPFRKLICQGMVLKDGFKMSKSKGNIVDPDEVIAKYGADALRLFMIFAAPIEKEIDWTGFEGIEGATRFLRRAARMVEDHAPCKEPVPAKEVLTAEEKALMVKVHQTLHKVTDDLSHRYQFNTLVSSLMEMANALADLPADAPHRGPVMQHALEVFTLMLSPAAPHLAEQLWETLGHAGLCMHASWPVAEEGWLTADEVTVVVQVNGKVRGRVQVPASAGEEARREAALACPEAQPHLAGKTIVKVVVPPGGKLVSIVVK; from the coding sequence ATGCCCTTCGAACCGCTCCAGCAGGAACCCAGGATCCAGCAGCGCTGGATGGAGGCCGGCGCCTTCAAGGCCCCCCGCGCCGCCGAGATCAAGGCCTCGGACCGGACGTTCTACATGCTGGTCATGCTCCCCTACCCCAGCGGCCGCATCCACATGGGCCACGTGCGCAACTACACCCTGGGCGACGTCGTGGCGCGGTTCCGCCGCATGCGGGGCGACAAGGTCATGAACCCCCTGGGCTGGGACTCCTTCGGGCTCCCCGCCGAGAACGCCGCCATCAAGAACGGCATCCACCCCGCCAAGTGGACCCGGGCCAACATCCAGGAGATGAAGGGCCAGATCCAGAAGATGGGCATCAGCTACGACTGGGACCGGGAGATCGCCACCTTCCTCCCCGAGTACTACCGCTGGAACCAGTGGTTCTTCCTCAAGATGTGGGAGCGGGGCGACGTCTTCCGGGCCCTGCGCAACGTCAACTGGTGCGAGGCCCTGGGCACGGTCCTGGCCAACGAGCAGGTCGTGGACGGCAAGGACGAGCGCACGGGCCACCCCGTCGTCCAGAAGCCCATGGAGCAGTACTTCTTCGCCATCACCAAGTACGCCGACGAGCTCCTCTCCGGCCACGACCAGCTGGACTGGCCCGAGAACGTCAAGGCCATGCAGCGCCATTGGATCGGCAAGTCCGAAGGCGCCCGCCTCACCTTCGACCTGGCCGACGGGAAGCAGGTGCAGGTCTTCACCACCCGCCTGGACACCCTCTTCGGCGTGACCTTCATGGCCCTGTCCACGGAGCACCCCTTCATCGTGGAGGCCGCCGAGAGCGACCCCGGGCTCAAGGCCTTCTGCGACCAGGTCGCCGCCATGAGCCGCGAGGACCGCCTCATGAGCGACATCAAGCTCGGCCACCGCTCCCGGCTCGAGGCGATCCACCCCTTCACGGGCGAGAAGGTGCCCATCTTCGCCGCCAACTACGTCCTCATGGACTACGGCACCGGCGCGGTCATGGGCGTGCCCGCCCACGACGAGCGCGACCACGCCTTCGCGGAGAAGTACGGCCTCCCGATCCCCAAGGTCATCGAGAGCACGGACCCCTGGGAGCCCGGCATCCTCGTGAACTCCGGCGAGTTCGACGGCCTGACCTCCGAGGCGGCCGTGGACGCCATGGTCGCGAAGCTCGGCGGCCGCGCCGAGAAGGCCGTGACCTTCAAGCTGAAGGACTGGGGCCTCTCCCGCCAGCGCTACTGGGGCACCCCCATCCCCACCATCCACTGCCCCGATTGCGGCGTCGTGCCCGAGAAGCCCGAGAACCTCCCCGTGCTCCTGCCCGAGGACGTCGCCTTCACCGGCACCGGCGCGTCGCCCCTGACGACCTCCCGCACCTTCCTGGACTGCGCCTGCCCCCGCTGCGGCAAGCCGTCCCGGCGCGAGACGGACACCATGGACACCTTCGTGGACTCCAGCTGGTACTGGATGCGCTACCTGGACCCGAAGAACACCGAGCTCCCCTTCGCCCGGGCCGAGGCCGACGCCTGGAGCCCCGTCGACCTCTACATCGGCGGCATCGAGCACGCCACCATGCACCTCATCTACGCCCGCTACTTCTACAAGATCATGCGGGACCTGGGCCTGGCGCCCGGCGACGAGCCCTTCCGCAAGCTGATCTGCCAGGGCATGGTGCTCAAGGACGGGTTCAAGATGTCCAAGTCGAAGGGCAACATCGTCGACCCCGACGAGGTCATCGCCAAGTACGGCGCCGACGCCCTCCGCCTCTTCATGATCTTCGCGGCCCCCATCGAGAAGGAGATCGACTGGACCGGCTTCGAGGGCATCGAGGGCGCCACCCGGTTCCTGCGCCGCGCCGCGCGCATGGTCGAGGACCACGCCCCCTGCAAGGAGCCCGTGCCCGCCAAGGAGGTCCTCACCGCCGAGGAGAAGGCCCTCATGGTGAAGGTCCACCAGACCCTCCACAAGGTCACCGACGACCTGAGCCACCGCTACCAGTTCAACACCCTCGTCTCCAGCCTCATGGAGATGGCCAACGCCCTCGCCGACCTGCCCGCGGACGCGCCCCACCGGGGCCCCGTGATGCAGCACGCCCTGGAGGTCTTCACCCTCATGCTCAGCCCCGCCGCGCCCCACCTGGCCGAGCAGCTCTGGGAGACCCTCGGCCACGCGGGCCTCTGCATGCACGCCTCCTGGCCGGTGGCCGAGGAGGGCTGGCTCACCGCCGACGAGGTGACCGTGGTGGTCCAGGTCAACGGCAAGGTCCGCGGCCGCGTCCAGGTCCCGGCCTCCGCCGGCGAGGAGGCCCGCCGCGAGGCCGCCCTGGCCTGCCCCGAGGCCCAGCCGCACCTGGCCGGCAAGACGATCGTGAAGGTGGTCGTGCCTCCGGGCGGCAAGCTCGTGAGCATCGTCGTCAAGTAG
- a CDS encoding NAD(P)-dependent alcohol dehydrogenase gives MIQAKGYAAHDPASDLVPFTFERREPGPHDVQIEVLYCGICHSDLHQARNDWRNSLYPMVPGHEVIGRVTRVGAHVTRLKPGDFAGVGCMVDSCRTCSSCQADLEQYCLEGPTFTYNCKERDGRTLTFGGYSDVIVAEERFVVHIPPALDLRGAAPLLCAGITTWSPLRHWNVGSGQKVGVIGLGGLGHMGVKFAKALGAHVVMVTTSPAKGADALRLGADEVLVSTDPEAMKRHAGSFHFLLNTIPNGHDLNPYAGLLKVDGVMVLVGALMALEPALYGGSLIGGRKTVAGSCIGGMKETQEMIDFCAKHGITSDVEMIDIAKVNEAYARLLKNDVKYRFVIDMATLKG, from the coding sequence ATGATCCAGGCCAAAGGCTACGCAGCGCACGACCCCGCCTCCGACCTCGTCCCCTTCACCTTCGAGCGGAGGGAGCCAGGGCCCCACGATGTGCAGATCGAGGTGCTCTACTGCGGCATCTGCCACTCCGACCTCCACCAGGCCAGGAACGACTGGCGCAACTCGCTCTATCCCATGGTCCCGGGCCACGAGGTGATCGGCCGGGTCACCCGGGTCGGCGCCCACGTGACGCGCCTCAAGCCGGGCGATTTCGCCGGCGTGGGCTGCATGGTCGACTCCTGCCGCACCTGCTCCTCGTGCCAGGCCGACCTCGAGCAGTACTGCCTGGAGGGCCCCACCTTCACCTACAACTGCAAGGAGCGGGACGGCAGGACCCTCACCTTCGGCGGCTACTCCGACGTGATCGTCGCCGAGGAGCGGTTCGTCGTCCACATCCCCCCCGCGCTGGACCTGCGCGGCGCGGCCCCCCTCCTCTGCGCGGGCATCACCACGTGGAGCCCCCTGCGCCACTGGAACGTGGGCTCCGGCCAGAAGGTCGGCGTCATCGGCCTGGGCGGCCTCGGGCACATGGGCGTCAAGTTCGCCAAGGCCCTCGGCGCCCACGTCGTGATGGTCACCACCTCCCCCGCCAAGGGCGCCGACGCCCTCCGCCTCGGCGCGGACGAGGTGCTGGTGTCCACGGACCCCGAGGCCATGAAGCGGCACGCCGGCAGCTTCCACTTCCTCCTCAACACCATCCCCAACGGCCACGACCTCAACCCCTACGCCGGCCTCCTGAAGGTCGACGGCGTCATGGTGCTCGTGGGCGCCCTCATGGCCCTGGAGCCCGCCCTCTACGGCGGCAGCCTCATCGGCGGCCGCAAGACCGTGGCCGGATCCTGCATCGGCGGCATGAAGGAGACCCAGGAGATGATCGACTTCTGCGCCAAGCACGGCATCACCTCCGACGTGGAGATGATCGACATCGCCAAGGTGAACGAGGCCTACGCCCGCCTCCTGAAGAACGACGTCAAGTACCGGTTCGTCATCGACATGGCGACCCTCAAGGGCTGA
- a CDS encoding cob(I)yrinic acid a,c-diamide adenosyltransferase, with translation MKIYTRAGDEGTTGLFGGERVSKSHLRLAAYGTLDELNSLLGVLAPHLSPALKSGGHLERVQHDLFTLGATLATPADRSDLLGQRLDRGTWPIAAMEADIDRLTALAPALTAFVLPGGCQASAYAHWARTVCRRAERETVALAAAEPIPSDVLVYLNRLSDWLFALARAANAVAAVPDITWSPREGADR, from the coding sequence GTGAAGATCTATACGCGCGCTGGCGATGAAGGCACCACCGGGCTCTTCGGGGGCGAGCGGGTGTCCAAGTCGCACCTCCGTCTGGCCGCATACGGGACCCTCGACGAGCTGAACAGCCTCCTGGGGGTGCTGGCCCCGCACCTGTCCCCGGCCCTGAAATCGGGGGGCCACCTGGAACGGGTCCAGCACGATCTGTTCACCCTGGGGGCCACCCTCGCCACTCCAGCCGACCGCTCCGATCTGCTGGGCCAGCGCCTGGACCGGGGCACCTGGCCCATCGCCGCCATGGAGGCGGACATCGACCGCCTGACCGCCCTGGCCCCCGCCCTTACCGCCTTCGTGCTGCCGGGCGGCTGCCAGGCTTCCGCCTACGCCCACTGGGCCCGCACGGTTTGCCGGCGCGCCGAACGGGAGACCGTCGCCCTCGCGGCCGCCGAACCCATCCCCTCGGACGTGCTCGTGTACCTGAACCGCTTGAGTGACTGGCTGTTCGCGCTGGCCCGGGCCGCCAACGCCGTGGCGGCCGTGCCGGACATCACCTGGTCCCCCCGGGAGGGGGCCGACCGGTGA
- a CDS encoding transglycosylase SLT domain-containing protein, translating into MRRLLPLLLLHSLAATAAGKPGQTYLYTYFDKNGNTIINNLPPSYVKGQGLTLKRVGVGQIRLAITSTQMAKVLKSPELLTLVDTIASEEGVDPFLARAVIQAESAFYTRARSRAGALGLMQLMPQTAERFGVLDPFDPRQNITGGVKYLRWLMNAFQGDLPRVIAAYNAGEANVIKYKGIPPFAETRAYVPRVMNLFTKRLVQADPRAAGSMELLKKGRGGFQVEEKALPEAQPRPAEPPRGNTRIYHWVDASGRTQISDQPPPKGTPGVKLSD; encoded by the coding sequence ATGAGACGCCTCCTGCCCCTCCTCCTCCTCCATTCCCTGGCCGCCACCGCCGCCGGGAAGCCGGGCCAGACCTACCTCTACACGTACTTCGACAAGAACGGGAACACGATCATCAACAACCTGCCGCCCTCGTACGTGAAGGGCCAGGGCCTCACCCTGAAGCGGGTGGGCGTCGGGCAGATCCGGCTGGCCATCACCTCGACCCAGATGGCCAAGGTGCTGAAGAGCCCCGAGCTCCTCACCCTGGTGGACACCATCGCGTCCGAGGAGGGGGTGGACCCCTTCCTGGCCCGGGCCGTGATCCAGGCCGAAAGCGCCTTCTACACACGAGCGCGGAGCCGGGCAGGCGCCCTGGGCCTCATGCAGCTCATGCCCCAGACGGCCGAACGTTTCGGCGTGCTGGACCCCTTCGACCCCCGGCAGAACATCACCGGCGGCGTGAAGTACCTGCGCTGGCTCATGAACGCCTTCCAGGGCGACCTGCCCCGGGTCATCGCCGCCTACAACGCCGGCGAGGCCAACGTCATCAAGTACAAGGGCATCCCCCCCTTCGCCGAGACGCGGGCCTACGTGCCCCGGGTGATGAACCTCTTCACCAAGCGCCTGGTCCAGGCGGACCCGAGGGCCGCGGGCTCCATGGAACTCCTCAAGAAGGGCCGCGGCGGCTTCCAGGTCGAGGAGAAGGCCCTCCCCGAGGCCCAGCCCCGGCCCGCCGAGCCGCCCCGGGGCAACACCCGCATCTACCACTGGGTGGACGCCTCCGGGCGGACCCAGATCAGCGACCAGCCCCCGCCCAAGGGCACCCCCGGCGTGAAGCTCAGCGACTAG
- a CDS encoding orotate phosphoribosyltransferase, translated as MLASDLAAGLLDAGAVRLSPRKPFTWASGLRSPIYCDNRQLLGFPPLRGRIRAALAEAARKHAPTLVAGTSTAGIAWAALVADDLGLPMAYVRPEPKKHGMGRQVEGPHTDGHRVVLIEDLISTGGSSIKCVDALRHEDAQVLCVLALFSYGLPQAEAAFAEAGVPLEVLTTFPELAEQAQLKGILEARDMASLSEWRADTVAWSKRHE; from the coding sequence ATGCTCGCATCCGATCTCGCGGCCGGCCTCCTCGACGCCGGCGCCGTCCGCCTCAGCCCCCGGAAGCCCTTCACCTGGGCGTCCGGCCTGAGGAGCCCCATCTACTGCGACAACCGGCAGCTCCTGGGGTTCCCCCCCCTGCGGGGCCGCATCCGCGCGGCCCTCGCCGAGGCCGCCCGGAAGCACGCGCCGACCCTCGTCGCCGGCACGAGCACCGCCGGCATCGCCTGGGCCGCCCTCGTCGCCGACGACCTGGGCCTGCCCATGGCCTACGTGCGGCCCGAGCCCAAGAAGCACGGCATGGGGCGCCAGGTCGAGGGCCCCCACACCGACGGGCACCGGGTGGTCCTCATCGAGGACCTCATCTCCACCGGCGGCTCCAGCATCAAGTGCGTGGACGCCCTCCGCCACGAGGACGCCCAGGTGCTCTGCGTGCTGGCCCTCTTCAGCTACGGGCTCCCCCAGGCCGAGGCCGCCTTCGCCGAGGCGGGCGTACCCCTGGAGGTGCTCACCACCTTCCCCGAGCTGGCCGAACAGGCCCAGCTGAAGGGCATCCTGGAGGCCCGGGACATGGCCTCCCTGTCCGAGTGGCGGGCCGATACCGTGGCCTGGAGCAAGCGGCACGAGTGA
- the gmhA gene encoding D-sedoheptulose 7-phosphate isomerase translates to MRDLLLQHVQDAVDLKKAFFEAEADHILAQAADMAERLRRGGRILVCGNGGSAADAQHLAAELSGRYVKERRALAGIALTVDTSALTAIGNDYGFDQVFSRQVEALGRPGDLLIGISTSGNSPNVIRAVEAAKALGLRTLGLLGRDGGRLRELADDCLVVPSRVTARIQEVHLMIYHFWCEALDTHFD, encoded by the coding sequence ATGCGCGACCTCCTCCTCCAGCACGTCCAGGACGCCGTCGACCTGAAGAAGGCCTTCTTCGAGGCCGAGGCCGACCACATCCTGGCGCAGGCGGCGGACATGGCCGAGCGGCTCCGGCGCGGCGGCCGGATCCTGGTCTGCGGGAACGGCGGCAGCGCCGCCGACGCCCAGCACCTCGCGGCCGAACTCAGCGGGCGCTACGTCAAGGAGCGGCGGGCCCTGGCCGGCATCGCCCTCACCGTGGACACCTCGGCCCTCACCGCCATCGGGAACGACTATGGGTTCGACCAGGTGTTCAGCCGCCAGGTGGAAGCCCTGGGCCGGCCCGGCGACCTGCTCATCGGCATCTCCACCAGCGGGAACAGCCCCAACGTCATCCGCGCCGTGGAGGCCGCCAAGGCCCTGGGCCTGCGCACCCTCGGCCTCCTGGGCCGGGACGGCGGGCGCCTGCGGGAGCTGGCCGACGACTGCCTCGTCGTCCCCAGCCGGGTGACGGCCCGGATCCAGGAAGTCCACCTCATGATCTACCACTTCTGGTGCGAGGCCCTTGACACCCACTTCGACTGA